One genomic segment of Fusobacterium nucleatum includes these proteins:
- a CDS encoding ABC transporter permease, translated as MSKRIDANSLAMENIRQRKTRSTCMILLVALFSLIVYMGSMFSLSLSRGLESLSDRLGADVIVVPAGYKAEIESVLLKGEPSTFYLPADTIEKLEKFDEIEKMTPQIYVATLSASCCSYPVQIIGIDIDTDFLIYPWITHNIDKELKDGEAIVGSHVVGEKGETVHFFNEELKIVGRLKQTGIGFDATVFVNQNTAKQLAKASERITANKVAEEDVISSVMIKAKPKVDSVKLASKISKELSKEGIFAMFSKKFVNSISSNLKVLSTSILVLVAAIWILSVIILSISFTAIFNERKKEMAVLRVLGASKKMLREIILKEAVILSLWGAGIGSFLGVILSIIQLPLLASKFSMPFLSPSLFQYIGIFILSFVLGVFIGPLSTVRVVKKLTDKDSYLSLREEM; from the coding sequence ATGAGTAAAAGAATAGATGCTAATAGTTTAGCAATGGAAAATATAAGGCAGAGAAAAACTAGAAGCACCTGTATGATATTATTGGTTGCATTATTTAGCCTTATAGTGTATATGGGATCTATGTTCTCACTTAGTTTGAGTAGAGGTTTAGAAAGCTTGTCAGATAGATTAGGAGCAGATGTAATAGTTGTTCCAGCAGGATATAAAGCAGAAATTGAGAGTGTTCTTCTAAAAGGAGAACCCTCAACTTTTTACTTGCCAGCAGATACTATTGAGAAATTAGAAAAATTTGATGAAATTGAAAAAATGACACCACAAATATATGTGGCAACACTTTCAGCTTCTTGTTGTTCTTATCCTGTTCAAATAATAGGAATAGATATAGATACAGATTTTTTAATTTATCCTTGGATAACTCATAATATTGATAAAGAATTAAAGGATGGAGAAGCTATTGTAGGCAGTCATGTTGTTGGAGAAAAGGGAGAAACAGTTCATTTCTTCAATGAAGAATTAAAAATTGTTGGAAGATTGAAACAAACAGGAATAGGTTTTGATGCAACAGTTTTTGTAAATCAAAATACTGCAAAACAATTAGCAAAAGCTTCTGAAAGAATAACTGCTAATAAAGTTGCAGAAGAAGATGTAATTTCATCTGTTATGATAAAAGCAAAACCAAAAGTAGATTCTGTAAAACTAGCTTCAAAAATATCTAAGGAATTATCAAAAGAGGGTATTTTTGCAATGTTTAGTAAAAAATTTGTAAATTCTATATCTTCTAATTTAAAAGTATTATCTACAAGTATTTTAGTTTTAGTTGCTGCTATTTGGATATTATCAGTCATTATTCTAAGTATAAGTTTTACAGCAATATTTAATGAAAGAAAAAAAGAAATGGCTGTTTTAAGAGTATTAGGTGCTTCTAAAAAAATGTTAAGAGAAATTATTTTAAAAGAAGCAGTAATATTATCATTGTGGGGAGCTGGAATTGGAAGTTTCTTAGGAGTAATTTTATCTATTATACAATTGCCATTGTTAGCTTCAAAGTTTTCAATGCCATTTTTATCTCCAAGTTTGTTCCAATATATAGGAATATTTATTTTAAGTTTTGTTTTAGGTGTATTTATAGGTCCTCTTTCAACAGTTAGAGTTGTAAAAAAACTAACTGATAAAGATAGTTATTTGAGTTTAAGAGAAGAAATGTAG
- a CDS encoding alpha/beta hydrolase, whose amino-acid sequence MFFNYYNEKVYYEEFGEGKPILIIHGLACNIELMKGCIEPIFKKVNGYKRIYIDLLGMGKSNNCSLEYASSDKILEMLLSFIKEKIDKEFLLIGESYGGYLSRGIISKCYKNVKGLMLLCSMIIPDDSKRALPVGNLKFHDKEFLEKMDKNKRELFLEYMIIANEKMYKRFEKEVISGIEQANNDFIEKLKENYSFTFNVDEEIKMINFSKPSLFIAGRQDNAVGYHDLYNLLEDYPRATFVILDTAGHNLQIEQEEVFNSLFLNWLERIEKYSI is encoded by the coding sequence ATGTTTTTTAATTATTATAATGAAAAGGTTTATTATGAAGAATTTGGAGAGGGCAAACCTATTTTAATCATACATGGTTTAGCATGTAATATTGAATTGATGAAGGGATGCATTGAACCAATATTTAAGAAAGTGAATGGCTATAAGAGAATATACATTGACTTATTAGGAATGGGAAAATCAAATAATTGTTCCTTAGAATATGCCTCATCAGATAAAATTTTAGAAATGTTATTAAGTTTTATAAAAGAAAAAATAGATAAAGAATTTTTATTAATTGGAGAATCTTATGGAGGCTATCTATCAAGAGGAATAATATCAAAGTGTTATAAAAATGTAAAAGGCTTGATGTTATTATGCTCAATGATAATACCTGATGATAGTAAAAGAGCTTTACCAGTGGGAAATTTAAAGTTTCATGATAAAGAATTTTTAGAAAAAATGGATAAGAATAAAAGAGAGCTCTTTTTAGAATATATGATTATTGCAAATGAAAAAATGTATAAAAGATTTGAAAAAGAGGTTATATCTGGGATAGAACAAGCTAATAATGATTTTATAGAAAAATTAAAAGAAAATTATTCATTTACTTTCAATGTAGATGAAGAAATAAAAATGATAAATTTTTCTAAACCAAGTCTTTTTATTGCTGGTAGACAAGATAATGCAGTTGGTTATCATGACTTATATAATTTACTTGAAGATTATCCAAGAGCAACTTTTGTTATTTTAGATACAGCAGGGCATAATTTGCAGATAGAACAAGAAGAAGTATTTAATTCATTATTTTTAAATTGGTTAGAAAGGATAGAGAAATATAGTATATAA
- a CDS encoding putative quinol monooxygenase, producing MFKKLLLALGILTSVSMYAVPILNVYDFEVKKDKEASYKSVTEDYVNKTMGVEQGVLGLFAATDERDKTTSYIVEIYNDYLAFSNHTKNQASKDFKAVIPQIAEGNFNSAEIDVQIAKDKKIEQNDNTFAVYTVIDVKPENDKEFAEIIKNIAETTFNEEGTLLVYLGTDRRNSNKWCLFEVYKDIDSYLNHRSAKYFKDYITQTKDMITGKKRAELQVLKLENKGGLDYKKLY from the coding sequence ATGTTTAAAAAATTATTATTAGCTCTAGGTATACTTACATCAGTTAGTATGTATGCAGTACCAATATTAAATGTTTATGATTTTGAAGTAAAAAAAGATAAAGAGGCTTCATATAAAAGTGTAACAGAAGATTATGTTAATAAAACTATGGGAGTAGAACAAGGAGTTTTAGGACTGTTTGCTGCAACAGATGAAAGAGATAAAACAACTTCTTATATAGTTGAAATATATAATGATTATCTAGCTTTTTCTAATCATACTAAAAATCAAGCTAGTAAAGATTTTAAAGCAGTAATCCCTCAGATTGCAGAAGGAAATTTTAATAGTGCAGAAATAGATGTACAAATAGCAAAGGATAAGAAAATTGAACAAAATGATAATACTTTTGCAGTATATACAGTAATTGATGTTAAACCTGAAAATGATAAAGAGTTTGCTGAAATTATTAAAAATATAGCAGAAACTACTTTTAATGAAGAAGGTACTTTACTTGTTTATTTAGGAACTGATAGAAGAAATTCTAATAAATGGTGTCTTTTTGAAGTTTACAAGGATATTGATTCATATTTAAATCATAGAAGTGCTAAATATTTTAAAGACTATATAACACAAACAAAAGATATGATAACTGGTAAAAAAAGAGCTGAATTACAAGTTTTAAAATTAGAAAACAAAGGTGGTTTAGACTATAAAAAGTTATATTAA
- a CDS encoding YARHG domain-containing protein — protein sequence MKDNLEDVNENIEEDNTEKNNDEKVSVETEIKGEVKETKKQNKSQIYKKDNFQTFKIILVVFLVIMWLALGYFIYSKLSKISREKIANEMMSEFVNTSQVSQEETNGLVALEEPITEASQELIEEKPIVQEDNISQITDDNYDLVVLDKVYDEVINRGNEAYLNNFSSDELAIIRNTLYAKNGYKFKKKEYQKYFGEKSWYNPTTSSQNILTRNEEKLANIIKRYE from the coding sequence ATGAAAGATAATTTAGAAGATGTTAATGAAAATATTGAAGAAGATAATACAGAAAAAAATAATGATGAAAAGGTATCAGTTGAAACAGAAATTAAAGGAGAAGTAAAAGAAACTAAAAAACAAAATAAATCTCAAATTTATAAAAAAGATAATTTTCAAACATTCAAAATAATTTTAGTAGTCTTTCTTGTTATTATGTGGTTAGCTTTAGGTTATTTCATATATTCAAAATTATCTAAAATTAGTAGAGAAAAAATTGCTAATGAAATGATGAGTGAATTTGTAAATACATCACAAGTTTCACAAGAAGAAACAAATGGTTTAGTAGCACTAGAAGAACCTATTACTGAAGCTTCACAGGAATTAATAGAAGAAAAACCAATAGTTCAAGAAGATAATATTAGTCAAATAACAGATGACAATTATGATTTAGTAGTTTTAGATAAAGTCTATGATGAAGTTATAAATAGAGGAAATGAAGCTTATTTAAATAACTTTTCATCAGATGAATTGGCAATAATAAGAAATACTTTATATGCTAAAAATGGTTATAAATTTAAGAAAAAAGAGTATCAAAAATATTTTGGAGAAAAATCTTGGTATAATCCAACAACATCAAGTCAAAATATTTTAACACGAAATGAAGAAAAATTAGCTAATATAATAAAAAGATATGAATAG
- a CDS encoding SMI1/KNR4 family protein, whose amino-acid sequence MNIAEKYLEELKKAYYKNGGKEYWDKFEKIKAGATEENIKKIKEEFPETPDSLIELLKIVDGTYHREYQGEKITFYFLGSDVMGYPYYLLSSNQILENKKDGYYLFGGYIDGEYEDVEVDEKITDDSEKIKWLHFSDCMNNGGTSKLFIDFSPSEKGKKGQIVRYLHDPDEIEVIADSFDEYLEKLMEHDLDFISKDTIY is encoded by the coding sequence ATGAATATAGCTGAAAAATATTTAGAAGAATTGAAAAAAGCTTATTATAAAAATGGTGGAAAAGAATATTGGGATAAATTTGAAAAGATTAAAGCAGGAGCAACAGAGGAAAATATTAAGAAAATAAAAGAAGAATTTCCTGAAACACCTGATTCTTTAATTGAACTTTTAAAAATTGTAGATGGAACATACCATAGAGAATATCAGGGAGAAAAAATAACTTTTTATTTCTTAGGTTCAGATGTAATGGGATATCCATATTATTTATTATCTTCAAATCAAATTTTAGAAAATAAAAAAGATGGTTATTATCTTTTTGGAGGCTATATAGACGGAGAATATGAAGATGTAGAAGTGGATGAAAAAATAACTGATGATTCTGAAAAAATAAAATGGTTACATTTTTCTGATTGTATGAATAATGGGGGAACATCTAAATTATTTATAGATTTTTCACCTTCAGAAAAAGGAAAGAAAGGTCAAATAGTTAGATATCTTCATGATCCTGATGAAATTGAAGTTATAGCAGATAGCTTTGATGAGTATTTAGAAAAACTTATGGAACATGACTTAGATTTTATAAGTAAAGATACAATATATTAA
- a CDS encoding ABC transporter ATP-binding protein, whose protein sequence is MLEIKNISKAYNRQGKDFFAVKDVNLNILDGDFVHIIGRSGSGKSTLLNIVAGLLSADKGTLLLDETNYLELNDEEKSKFRNKNIGFIPQSPALLGYLNILENIRLPYDMYEKDGDSEGKARYFLNELGLEHLAKSYPKELSGGELRRIIIARALMTDPKILIADEPTSDLDIEATKEVMDLLKKINEKGTTILIVTHELDTLKYGKKVYTMSEGVLTEGRNL, encoded by the coding sequence ATGTTAGAAATAAAAAATATATCTAAGGCTTATAATAGACAAGGAAAAGATTTTTTTGCAGTTAAAGATGTAAACTTAAATATTTTAGATGGAGATTTTGTTCATATAATTGGAAGAAGTGGAAGTGGAAAATCAACTTTATTAAATATAGTTGCAGGGCTTTTATCAGCAGATAAGGGAACTTTATTGTTAGATGAAACTAATTATTTAGAATTAAATGATGAAGAAAAATCAAAATTTAGAAATAAGAATATTGGTTTTATTCCTCAATCACCAGCACTTTTAGGATATTTGAATATTTTAGAAAATATTAGACTTCCTTATGATATGTATGAAAAAGATGGAGATTCAGAGGGAAAAGCCAGATATTTTTTAAATGAATTAGGGCTTGAACATTTAGCAAAATCTTATCCAAAAGAGTTATCAGGAGGAGAGTTAAGAAGAATTATAATAGCTAGAGCCTTGATGACAGATCCTAAAATACTTATTGCAGATGAACCAACATCTGATTTGGATATAGAAGCAACTAAGGAAGTTATGGATTTATTAAAAAAGATTAATGAAAAGGGAACTACTATTTTAATAGTAACTCATGAATTAGATACTCTAAAATATGGTAAGAAAGTTTATACTATGTCAGAGGGAGTATTGACAGAAGGAAGAAATTTATAA
- a CDS encoding DUF4418 family protein, which yields MKKNILEKLALVLSVILFLVPKYIAPVCGPKEDGSHMSCYFSGNMVMKLAVVIFVITLLMIILSKVKIVKILGSVAVIVISAYVYLIPHGMSGLHNEMGKPFGVCKMDTMLCHVHHTFEIATGIAVVIGILMVFSLISTFLKKED from the coding sequence ATGAAAAAAAACATATTAGAAAAATTAGCTTTAGTATTATCAGTAATATTATTTTTAGTTCCTAAATATATAGCTCCTGTTTGTGGACCAAAAGAAGATGGTTCTCATATGTCTTGTTATTTTAGTGGAAATATGGTAATGAAATTGGCAGTGGTAATATTTGTTATAACTTTATTAATGATTATACTTTCAAAAGTAAAAATAGTAAAAATATTGGGAAGTGTAGCTGTTATTGTTATATCTGCATATGTGTATCTGATACCTCATGGAATGTCAGGACTTCATAACGAAATGGGAAAACCATTTGGAGTTTGTAAAATGGATACAATGCTTTGTCATGTACATCATACTTTTGAAATAGCAACTGGTATAGCAGTTGTAATAGGAATTTTAATGGTATTTAGTTTAATCTCAACTTTTTTAAAGAAGGAAGATTAG